A genomic stretch from Halorhodospira halophila SL1 includes:
- a CDS encoding efflux RND transporter permease subunit, with protein sequence MGERLASWCIDHRRWIFAAMALLAITLGVLIPRIQIDTDPENMLPANQADRILHDQVQEQFNLHDMIVVGQVNDDHPEGVFNPDSLAAHYQLTRAIEQIDGVVRRDLLSMAAVDNVEQAAPGTIDYDWLIPTPPETQEEADRIRAAVERLPMYQGTLASEDGTAAGIFVPIESKDHSHRIAGEIRAAAEALGIEDELHITGQPVAQDTFGVEMFQQMAISAPLAGLIIFLVMLFFFRNIPLVIAPMLLAMTTVIATMGLLIGTGFTVHIMSSMIPIFLMPIAVVASIHVLSNFADRYRPGDDPRRVMAGVMERLYKPVLFTALTTGVGFASLMFTPIPPVQVFGGFISFGVLLALVLTLTFIPAYVGSLSRKNLDRMAERVRRQQNDTEGSRMCAVLDTTGRLAVRGRAWIVGGLVVLVAVAVFGITQIQINDNPTRWFKANHDIRVADEVLNDRFAGTYEAYIRLRQTGLEEVAERLDAEAQEILEAAEDDGFELQERWERLNAEAADEGPIGDRMEALATEIDDLLFEVDLDEAEHWEALLDAVEAARTETRAFQSPEHLGWMAELQEHLVEAGVVGKANSLADLVRTVNRELISGEPEDYRLPGTSGGVSQAILSFQGSHRPHDLWRFVTPDYTEANVWLQLPSGDNQDMARVLDAVDAFVAEHPPPEGVELDWAGATYINLVWQGEMVEGMLFALLSAFAVVLVMMIALFRSLTLGVLAMLPLTVTIAFIYGVMGLVGKDYDMPVAVLSSLSIGLSVDFAIHFIQRLRMALAETREWRSALTQVFREPACAITRNAIVIAVGFLPLLAAPLVPYITVGTFLASIMAASALVTLLALPAIVAFAPRLFFPRAQQTAQPQQEV encoded by the coding sequence ATGGGCGAGAGGCTGGCGAGCTGGTGCATCGACCACCGGCGATGGATCTTCGCAGCGATGGCCCTGCTGGCCATCACCCTGGGGGTGCTCATCCCCCGTATCCAGATCGACACCGACCCGGAGAACATGCTCCCGGCCAACCAGGCCGACCGGATCCTCCACGACCAGGTCCAGGAGCAGTTCAACCTGCACGATATGATCGTCGTCGGCCAGGTCAACGACGACCATCCAGAGGGGGTCTTTAACCCGGACTCCCTCGCCGCGCACTACCAGCTGACCCGGGCCATCGAGCAGATCGACGGCGTGGTCCGACGCGACCTGCTCTCCATGGCCGCCGTGGACAACGTCGAGCAGGCGGCGCCGGGGACCATCGACTACGACTGGCTGATTCCCACGCCACCGGAGACCCAAGAGGAGGCCGACCGGATCCGCGCTGCCGTCGAGCGGCTGCCCATGTACCAGGGGACCCTGGCCTCCGAGGACGGCACCGCCGCCGGCATCTTCGTACCCATCGAGAGCAAGGACCACAGCCACCGCATCGCCGGTGAGATCCGCGCCGCCGCCGAGGCGCTCGGCATCGAGGACGAACTCCATATCACCGGTCAGCCGGTGGCCCAGGACACCTTCGGCGTGGAGATGTTCCAACAGATGGCGATCTCGGCACCGCTGGCCGGGCTGATCATCTTCCTGGTGATGCTCTTCTTCTTCCGCAACATCCCCCTGGTCATCGCCCCCATGCTGCTGGCCATGACCACGGTGATCGCCACCATGGGGTTGCTCATCGGCACTGGCTTCACGGTGCACATCATGAGCTCGATGATCCCCATCTTCCTGATGCCCATCGCCGTGGTGGCCTCCATCCACGTCCTGTCGAACTTCGCCGACCGCTACCGACCCGGCGATGACCCGCGGCGCGTGATGGCCGGGGTCATGGAGCGGCTCTACAAGCCGGTGCTGTTCACCGCGCTGACCACCGGGGTCGGGTTCGCCTCACTGATGTTCACGCCGATCCCGCCGGTGCAGGTGTTCGGCGGCTTTATCAGCTTTGGGGTGCTCCTCGCCCTGGTACTGACCCTGACCTTCATCCCGGCCTACGTCGGCAGCCTGTCCCGCAAGAACCTCGACCGCATGGCCGAGCGGGTCCGGCGCCAGCAGAACGACACCGAGGGGTCACGGATGTGCGCCGTGCTCGATACCACCGGCCGCCTGGCCGTGCGTGGCCGCGCCTGGATCGTCGGCGGACTGGTGGTCCTGGTAGCTGTCGCGGTTTTCGGGATCACGCAGATCCAGATCAACGACAACCCGACCCGCTGGTTCAAGGCGAACCACGATATCCGCGTCGCCGACGAGGTCCTCAACGACCGCTTCGCCGGGACCTACGAGGCGTATATCCGACTGCGCCAGACCGGCCTGGAGGAGGTCGCCGAACGCCTCGATGCCGAGGCGCAGGAGATCCTGGAGGCTGCGGAAGACGACGGTTTCGAGCTGCAAGAGCGCTGGGAGCGGCTCAACGCCGAAGCCGCCGACGAGGGACCGATCGGCGATCGAATGGAGGCACTGGCCACCGAGATCGACGACCTGCTCTTCGAGGTCGATCTGGACGAGGCCGAGCACTGGGAGGCCCTGCTCGATGCCGTGGAAGCGGCACGCACCGAGACCCGCGCCTTCCAGAGTCCGGAGCATCTGGGCTGGATGGCCGAACTCCAGGAGCACCTGGTCGAGGCCGGTGTGGTCGGCAAGGCCAACTCCCTGGCCGACCTAGTGCGGACCGTCAACCGCGAGCTGATCAGCGGCGAGCCGGAGGACTACCGGTTGCCGGGGACCTCCGGCGGCGTCTCCCAGGCGATCCTCAGCTTCCAGGGCTCCCACCGCCCCCACGATCTGTGGCGCTTCGTGACCCCGGACTACACCGAGGCCAACGTCTGGCTGCAGCTGCCCAGCGGCGATAACCAGGATATGGCCCGGGTCCTCGACGCCGTGGATGCGTTCGTGGCCGAGCACCCCCCGCCGGAGGGCGTGGAACTCGACTGGGCTGGCGCCACCTACATCAACCTGGTCTGGCAGGGGGAGATGGTCGAAGGGATGCTCTTTGCCCTGCTCTCCGCCTTCGCCGTGGTGCTGGTGATGATGATCGCCCTGTTCCGCTCCCTGACGCTGGGTGTACTGGCGATGCTGCCGCTGACGGTCACCATCGCCTTCATCTACGGCGTCATGGGGCTGGTGGGCAAGGATTACGATATGCCGGTGGCGGTGCTCTCGTCGTTGTCGATCGGCCTGTCGGTCGACTTCGCCATCCACTTCATCCAGCGCCTGCGCATGGCCCTCGCCGAGACCCGAGAATGGCGCAGCGCCCTGACCCAGGTCTTCCGCGAGCCGGCGTGCGCCATCACGCGCAACGCCATCGTCATCGCGGTGGGCTTCCTGCCGCTACTCGCCGCCCCCCTGGTGCCGTACATCACCGTGGGCACCTTCCTGGCCAGCATCATGGCGGCCTCGGCGCTGGTGACCCTGCTGGCCCTGCCGGCGATCGTCGCCTTCGCCCCCCGGCTTTTCTTCCCCCGCGCCCAGCAAACGGCGCAACCGCAACAGGAGGTATAA
- a CDS encoding outer membrane lipoprotein-sorting protein, whose amino-acid sequence MDRDLNRCKETPGRPRWRGMTTLLPALLLAAPWAGADEGHDTDVAEIVERANLAAYYAGEDGRSEARMRIVDDRDRTQTRQFTILRRDVEDGGDQQYLVAFSRPSEFRGVVFLVEKHPGGDDDRWLYLPDQDLERRIAPGDKRTSFVGSHVFYEDVSGRHLEDDDHELIEVTDEHYQVRSTPRDDSNVEFAAYTTWIDRDTYLPLITEYEDSDGSVYRRIESSDVEEIDGYPTAMRMRVEDERMGGHTEVQFRGQEYDLGLPESVFTQRSLRNPPRDWLGR is encoded by the coding sequence ATGGACCGAGACCTCAACCGCTGCAAGGAAACTCCAGGCCGCCCGCGCTGGCGCGGCATGACCACACTGCTCCCGGCGCTCCTGCTCGCCGCCCCGTGGGCGGGGGCCGACGAGGGGCACGATACCGATGTCGCCGAGATCGTCGAACGAGCCAACCTGGCCGCCTACTACGCCGGGGAGGATGGCCGCTCCGAGGCGCGCATGCGGATCGTGGATGACCGCGACCGGACCCAGACCCGGCAATTCACCATCCTTCGCCGGGATGTCGAGGACGGCGGCGATCAGCAATACCTGGTCGCCTTCAGCCGCCCCTCCGAGTTCCGCGGGGTCGTCTTCTTGGTCGAGAAACACCCCGGCGGCGATGATGACCGCTGGCTCTACCTGCCGGACCAGGATCTGGAACGCCGCATCGCTCCGGGCGACAAGCGGACCAGCTTCGTCGGGTCTCACGTCTTCTATGAGGACGTCTCCGGCCGCCACCTGGAGGACGACGACCACGAGCTGATCGAGGTCACCGACGAGCACTACCAGGTGCGCTCGACCCCGCGGGACGATAGCAACGTGGAGTTCGCGGCCTACACGACATGGATCGACCGCGATACCTACCTGCCCCTGATCACCGAGTACGAGGACAGCGACGGCAGCGTCTACCGCCGTATCGAGAGTTCCGACGTCGAGGAGATCGACGGCTACCCCACCGCGATGCGCATGCGTGTCGAAGACGAACGCATGGGCGGCCATACGGAGGTCCAGTTCCGCGGTCAGGAGTACGACCTGGGGCTCCCTGAGAGCGTCTTCACCCAGCGCAGCCTGCGTAACCCGCCCCGCGACTGGTTAGGGAGGTAG
- a CDS encoding ArsR/SmtB family transcription factor encodes MSTETVQPEIQSSAPDEGVIPDPTEMDTRAADAAAFLKALANERRLMILCHLVAGERSVGELEQLLKMRQPALSQQLARLREEGIVATRRESRTIYYRLASPETEALLERLYELFCQRS; translated from the coding sequence ATGTCGACGGAAACCGTGCAGCCAGAGATCCAGAGTAGCGCACCCGACGAGGGCGTGATACCGGACCCGACGGAGATGGACACGCGGGCCGCCGATGCCGCGGCCTTCCTCAAGGCCCTGGCCAACGAGCGGCGGTTGATGATCCTCTGCCATCTGGTCGCCGGGGAGCGCTCGGTGGGTGAACTGGAACAGCTCCTCAAGATGCGCCAGCCGGCCCTGTCACAGCAGCTAGCGCGGCTGCGCGAGGAGGGGATCGTGGCCACACGGCGCGAGTCTCGAACCATCTACTACCGCCTGGCTAGCCCCGAGACCGAGGCCCTGCTGGAGCGCCTCTACGAACTCTTCTGTCAGCGCTCCTAG